One genomic window of Stieleria sp. JC731 includes the following:
- a CDS encoding PVC-type heme-binding CxxCH protein yields MIRRRPKLACAILAATLLTGLPVPSAYSQLTTVPPTQFADGDRVVMIGDGLIEQEQYFGWIETMLTTADPLDHVTFRNLGWNGDTPAGDSRFGLSLLQAGHEPADEGWKQLQKQIDLTKPTVAIIGYGMANALDYAAEAKNPTSTRTLQQATADFEAQLDRLAKRLRESNADCQLIFLTPISPVGESAVTREMIDRFADVVFNVADKYDSKSVNLLDTASNADERKDAVHLNNQGYKTAASTIAQSLGFDHQDWKEGRPVESLRKVILEKNRLWFHRSRPANMAYVFGFRKHEQGQNAVEIPQFDPLIEAEEAKIAKLRALKVADSNESNPQIESQYAEFTPQPHPEFVVGDGLEVSLWAENPMLNKPIHMNFDPQGRLWVVSSEAYPMIEVGQSLPDKVLVLEDSNNDGKADKSTVFADQLLIPTGIAPSGNGVYVAQSTDLLFLEDTDGDGKADRRDRVLSGFGTEDTHHNLHTLNFGPDGRLYMNQSVYTRTDAETPHGVARLKAGGGFRFDPSHRRMDIFFHGLWNPWGHQFDQHGNSFMTDGAGFQGIAYVFPGATFNPTPGARQVLDLISPGNYPKFCGGEIVQGDSIPDDWQGSFVTCDFRANRVTRFTLSESESGFVTTQQSDLLRTNASTFRPIDIKQGPDGALYVADWSNPIINHGEVDFRDPRRDRWHGRIWRIAVKDQPTRQPTNLREQSDSVLVTNLFGNDRYLRDQSRRVLIERGEQTLQQLASIWSQTKTPRDHIDVALLSAALGKPNPKWLETSLQSEDSDARTSATRILGDWADYANPAASIDAAKAIAWLEKLVVDSDPRVRLEAICALNKIGTLDAIKLSLQSLQQPSDRFIAHALFNNVDQYADALIADLNNPSGNQSLGQKQLEFLLTSVPADKASRFLSDYLANNGIPKDGKGPWIELIAKAGGENEVASLYQQAMAGDFSNPALVRALTAVANARKFRKIMPKIDSPGRGLRSLLKNDDPAVRTSAIELIGAWRLGFLVPQLVEIAEDDSEADSVRLKAIDSLRSGGNKNAADALVNLAGDSNSGSIRNASIAALAVMDANRAIKPFYSTLAGIEDETAAIGLWRSMLSAKDGEKLLVSSMPTDGISQVAARAGIRAANEIGKSTGPLIDALMPQSGLTMTAAAWSPERAREIRQQVELKGDPHRGELVYRRQSLQCTTCHAIGGVGGKVGPDMTSLGAGAPIDYIIESLFDPNAKIKENFHSVTVLNDSGQVFAGIEQGSTDDEMVLRDATGKTVRLPRDEIVQVKQGKSLMPAALLDRIPQQDQLDLIKFLTRLGKPGDFDASRQTVARVLEVFAGTHRIEQQGNGDIIAGKAIEGWKPLQSRVSGKIERETLQQLTAQPRHISLVNIYLRTKIEVSSDTVAKFSIDNFDEANVWIDGKEQGTTKDLIKLPAGQHTLLLQIDARDLPESIAIRSEEVTFVHE; encoded by the coding sequence ATGATACGACGACGCCCCAAGCTGGCTTGTGCGATCTTAGCCGCCACACTTCTAACCGGCCTCCCCGTCCCCTCGGCCTATTCACAGCTGACAACCGTTCCCCCGACACAATTTGCGGATGGCGATCGTGTCGTGATGATCGGCGACGGACTCATTGAGCAAGAGCAATACTTCGGCTGGATCGAAACGATGCTCACCACGGCCGATCCACTGGACCATGTGACGTTCCGAAACCTTGGCTGGAACGGCGACACCCCCGCTGGCGATTCTCGATTCGGACTCAGCCTTCTACAAGCCGGACACGAACCGGCGGACGAAGGTTGGAAACAACTTCAAAAGCAAATCGACCTGACCAAACCGACCGTCGCGATCATCGGCTACGGGATGGCGAACGCTCTTGACTATGCGGCCGAGGCAAAGAACCCAACATCGACACGGACATTGCAACAGGCCACGGCCGATTTCGAGGCTCAGTTGGACCGACTGGCAAAACGTCTTCGCGAATCGAACGCCGACTGCCAACTGATTTTCCTGACTCCGATTTCGCCGGTGGGTGAATCCGCCGTCACACGCGAAATGATTGATCGATTCGCCGACGTCGTCTTTAACGTCGCAGACAAATACGACAGCAAGTCCGTCAACTTGCTAGACACAGCGTCAAACGCCGACGAACGCAAAGACGCCGTTCACCTCAATAATCAAGGCTACAAAACCGCTGCTTCAACGATTGCTCAATCACTGGGCTTTGATCACCAAGACTGGAAAGAAGGTCGTCCTGTCGAATCGTTACGCAAAGTCATCTTGGAAAAGAACCGACTTTGGTTTCACCGCTCTCGGCCCGCCAACATGGCTTATGTCTTTGGCTTTCGAAAACACGAGCAAGGTCAAAACGCCGTCGAGATTCCTCAGTTCGATCCGTTAATCGAAGCCGAGGAAGCCAAGATCGCAAAACTGCGTGCATTGAAGGTAGCCGATTCAAACGAATCGAATCCCCAAATTGAATCCCAATACGCCGAGTTCACTCCCCAACCTCATCCTGAATTCGTCGTCGGCGATGGCTTGGAAGTTTCACTTTGGGCTGAAAACCCAATGCTGAACAAGCCGATCCACATGAACTTCGATCCACAAGGTCGGCTATGGGTTGTTAGCAGCGAAGCCTACCCGATGATCGAGGTCGGGCAGTCGCTGCCAGACAAAGTGCTGGTCTTGGAAGATTCCAACAACGACGGCAAAGCCGACAAATCCACGGTCTTCGCTGACCAGTTGCTGATCCCAACCGGTATCGCACCGTCCGGCAATGGAGTTTATGTCGCTCAAAGCACTGACTTGCTGTTCCTCGAAGACACCGACGGAGACGGCAAGGCGGACCGCCGCGATCGTGTGCTCAGCGGATTTGGTACCGAGGACACTCACCACAATTTACACACCCTGAATTTCGGTCCGGACGGAAGGCTTTACATGAACCAGTCGGTGTATACACGCACCGATGCGGAAACACCCCATGGCGTTGCCAGACTGAAAGCCGGAGGCGGATTTCGGTTCGATCCAAGCCACCGCCGCATGGATATCTTCTTCCACGGTTTATGGAACCCTTGGGGCCACCAATTCGATCAACACGGCAACTCGTTCATGACCGATGGTGCCGGTTTCCAAGGAATCGCCTATGTATTTCCCGGGGCAACATTTAATCCTACCCCCGGTGCCCGCCAAGTTTTGGATTTGATTAGCCCCGGAAATTATCCCAAATTCTGCGGTGGTGAAATTGTCCAAGGTGACAGCATTCCCGACGACTGGCAGGGTTCTTTCGTCACATGTGACTTTCGTGCCAATCGTGTCACCCGCTTCACTCTGTCGGAGTCTGAATCCGGATTCGTGACCACGCAGCAAAGCGACTTGCTGCGCACCAATGCGAGCACCTTCCGTCCGATCGATATCAAGCAAGGCCCGGATGGTGCGTTGTACGTTGCCGACTGGTCGAACCCCATCATCAACCACGGTGAAGTCGACTTCCGCGACCCACGTCGCGACCGCTGGCACGGAAGAATCTGGCGAATCGCGGTCAAAGATCAGCCGACTCGGCAACCGACAAACTTGCGAGAACAAAGTGACAGCGTGCTGGTCACGAACCTGTTCGGCAACGATCGTTATCTCCGCGATCAATCACGACGTGTACTGATCGAACGAGGCGAACAGACGCTGCAACAGCTGGCATCGATCTGGTCGCAAACGAAGACACCGCGTGACCACATCGATGTGGCATTGCTATCTGCAGCGTTGGGAAAACCAAATCCCAAATGGCTCGAAACCTCGTTGCAAAGCGAAGATAGCGACGCACGGACTTCGGCCACTCGCATCCTCGGTGACTGGGCTGACTACGCCAATCCTGCCGCATCGATCGATGCCGCCAAAGCAATCGCTTGGCTAGAAAAATTAGTCGTTGATTCCGATCCGCGTGTTCGGCTCGAAGCCATTTGTGCCTTGAACAAGATCGGAACCCTCGACGCGATCAAGCTTTCACTTCAATCGCTACAGCAACCCAGCGACCGTTTTATTGCTCACGCGTTGTTTAACAACGTCGACCAATACGCGGATGCATTGATTGCAGACCTGAACAACCCCAGCGGCAACCAAAGCCTCGGGCAGAAGCAACTGGAATTTCTATTGACCAGTGTCCCCGCAGATAAAGCGAGTCGCTTCCTAAGCGATTACCTCGCAAACAACGGAATCCCAAAGGATGGAAAGGGACCTTGGATCGAACTGATTGCCAAGGCTGGCGGCGAAAACGAGGTCGCGTCGCTCTATCAACAAGCGATGGCAGGTGACTTTAGTAATCCTGCGTTGGTCCGTGCATTAACAGCGGTCGCCAATGCAAGAAAGTTCCGCAAGATCATGCCCAAGATCGATTCCCCTGGCCGTGGCCTTCGATCACTTCTCAAGAATGATGATCCGGCAGTTCGCACGTCGGCAATCGAGCTGATTGGTGCTTGGCGTTTAGGCTTCCTCGTTCCACAACTCGTCGAGATCGCCGAAGATGACAGCGAAGCCGATTCGGTGCGGCTAAAGGCGATCGATTCACTTCGATCCGGAGGAAACAAGAATGCTGCCGATGCACTGGTCAACTTGGCCGGTGATTCGAATTCCGGATCGATCCGCAACGCATCCATTGCTGCTCTAGCCGTCATGGATGCGAACCGAGCGATCAAGCCGTTTTATAGCACCCTTGCTGGTATCGAAGACGAAACAGCAGCGATAGGGCTGTGGCGTTCGATGCTGTCCGCTAAGGATGGTGAAAAGCTACTGGTCAGTTCCATGCCGACGGATGGAATCAGCCAAGTCGCGGCACGAGCTGGTATTCGTGCTGCCAACGAAATCGGCAAATCCACGGGCCCACTGATCGACGCCCTGATGCCGCAAAGTGGCTTGACCATGACGGCCGCTGCGTGGTCACCCGAACGCGCTCGTGAGATTCGCCAACAAGTCGAATTGAAAGGCGATCCACACCGCGGCGAATTGGTTTACCGACGCCAAAGCTTGCAGTGCACAACGTGCCATGCGATCGGTGGCGTTGGTGGCAAGGTCGGCCCAGATATGACCAGCCTCGGAGCCGGAGCGCCGATCGATTACATCATCGAATCTCTGTTTGATCCGAATGCAAAAATCAAAGAGAACTTTCACTCGGTAACCGTACTCAATGATTCTGGACAAGTCTTTGCCGGAATTGAACAAGGCAGTACGGATGATGAGATGGTGCTACGCGATGCCACCGGCAAAACCGTCCGGCTTCCACGCGACGAAATCGTTCAAGTCAAACAGGGTAAATCCTTGATGCCAGCGGCGTTGCTGGATCGGATCCCACAACAAGATCAATTGGATTTGATCAAGTTTTTGACGCGTTTGGGTAAACCCGGCGATTTTGATGCCAGCCGCCAAACCGTCGCTCGTGTGCTGGAAGTTTTTGCCGGGACACACCGAATCGAGCAGCAAGGAAATGGTGACATCATCGCTGGCAAAGCGATCGAGGGCTGGAAGCCGTTGCAATCACGCGTCAGTGGAAAGATCGAACGCGAGACCTTGCAACAACTGACCGCACAGCCACGGCACATTTCGTTGGTCAACATTTATTTGCGAACGAAAATCGAAGTTAGCTCGGACACCGTTGCAAAGTTCAGCATCGACAATTTTGACGAAGCAAATGTTTGGATCGATGGTAAAGAGCAAGGCACCACCAAGGACTTGATCAAACTTCCCGCCGGCCAACACACCTTGCTATTGCAAATCGACGCACGTGATTTGCCCGAGTCGATTGCGATCCGAAGTGAAGAAGTCACGTTCGTGCATGAATAG
- the asnB gene encoding asparagine synthase (glutamine-hydrolyzing), with translation MCGITGAVWLDDRAAVDQSLLSKMTDAIAHRGPDDDKHWIDPNQIDGQGRKYGVALGFRRLSIIDVAGAAQPMANEDGAVQLVFNGEIYNYKTLRRRLEGSGHRFKTDGDGETIVHLYEDLGTGCFAELNGMFGIGLWDRRRSRLVLARDRIGQKPVYYAFDGQRLVFGSELKCLAAVDGVCQELDPAAIDEFLTYQYVPYPGTIWKGVRKLPPGHYLVFEKGQLSVHRYWDFDPTVEKPISHQAAVETLRELLTDSVRYRLQSDVPLGSFLSGGIDSSLITAIAASQREEPIRTFSIGFPVADFDETAHAAEVAKHLGTNHQRFEVKPSGAQVIEKLVWHFDEPFGDSSAVPTWYLSELTRREVTVALSGDGGDELFAGYERYRALWLSVRLRRMFPIHRVPGIGLIQRLPDNNKQYSLVRRAKRFFEALDQTEARRYLNWLQIFPERMRAELYTDDFVSQLPGEDPFEFLDSVWKRTDGRDVVSRASISDLLSYLPCDLCTKVDIASMAHSLEVRQPMLDHRVVEFAASLPVDLKFRGRRGKLLLEDAFGDMIPRSIFHRRKMGFGIPIGQWFRDELKPMVHDTLLGADAKIAPFFRREMVERLVGQHERMENNHGYRLWNLLILEQWLRQWA, from the coding sequence ATGTGTGGAATCACTGGAGCCGTTTGGCTGGACGATCGAGCCGCCGTCGATCAGTCTCTCTTGTCAAAAATGACCGATGCGATCGCGCATCGTGGGCCTGACGACGACAAACATTGGATTGACCCAAACCAGATCGATGGGCAAGGCCGAAAGTACGGCGTGGCACTTGGCTTTCGTCGACTTTCGATTATCGATGTTGCCGGTGCTGCTCAGCCGATGGCGAACGAAGACGGCGCCGTGCAGTTGGTCTTCAATGGCGAAATCTATAATTACAAAACACTTCGTCGTCGTCTTGAAGGAAGCGGGCACCGCTTCAAAACCGATGGTGACGGTGAGACTATCGTTCACCTTTACGAGGACTTGGGCACCGGTTGCTTTGCCGAACTGAACGGCATGTTTGGGATCGGTCTTTGGGACCGTCGCCGTAGTCGATTGGTCCTCGCTCGTGATCGCATTGGACAGAAACCCGTCTACTATGCGTTTGATGGGCAACGTCTTGTCTTTGGCAGCGAACTGAAATGTTTGGCCGCTGTTGATGGCGTTTGTCAGGAGCTTGATCCCGCCGCCATCGATGAGTTTTTAACTTATCAGTACGTCCCCTATCCTGGAACGATCTGGAAAGGCGTTCGAAAGCTGCCGCCGGGACATTACCTTGTTTTTGAAAAGGGGCAGCTAAGCGTTCATCGCTACTGGGACTTTGATCCGACGGTTGAAAAACCGATCAGTCATCAAGCCGCTGTCGAAACGTTGCGAGAGCTGCTGACCGATTCGGTTCGCTATCGTTTGCAGAGCGATGTGCCGTTGGGATCTTTTCTATCGGGCGGGATCGATTCTTCCTTGATAACCGCGATCGCCGCGTCGCAGCGTGAAGAGCCAATTCGGACATTCAGTATTGGCTTTCCGGTCGCCGATTTTGACGAAACCGCTCATGCTGCCGAAGTTGCCAAGCACCTTGGGACGAATCATCAGCGTTTCGAAGTCAAGCCGAGCGGTGCGCAAGTCATCGAGAAATTGGTTTGGCATTTTGATGAGCCCTTTGGTGACTCATCCGCGGTTCCCACATGGTACTTGTCGGAGTTAACCCGTCGTGAAGTCACGGTGGCGCTATCCGGTGACGGCGGTGATGAGCTGTTCGCCGGCTATGAACGTTATCGTGCATTGTGGTTAAGTGTTCGACTTCGGCGAATGTTCCCCATCCATCGGGTTCCTGGTATCGGATTGATTCAACGTTTGCCCGACAACAACAAGCAGTATTCGCTTGTCCGCCGTGCAAAACGGTTCTTCGAAGCGTTGGATCAAACCGAAGCCCGTCGATATCTCAATTGGCTGCAGATTTTCCCCGAACGGATGCGAGCGGAACTGTACACCGACGACTTCGTTTCGCAGCTTCCTGGTGAAGATCCCTTCGAGTTTTTAGATTCGGTTTGGAAGCGGACCGACGGTCGTGATGTTGTTAGCCGAGCATCGATCTCTGACCTGTTGAGCTACTTGCCGTGCGACTTGTGCACGAAGGTTGATATCGCATCGATGGCTCATTCGCTGGAAGTTCGCCAGCCGATGCTCGATCATCGTGTTGTCGAGTTTGCGGCTTCATTGCCGGTGGATCTGAAGTTCCGTGGTCGGCGTGGGAAGTTACTGTTGGAAGACGCGTTTGGAGACATGATCCCGCGTTCGATTTTTCACCGTCGAAAGATGGGGTTTGGCATTCCGATCGGGCAGTGGTTTCGGGATGAGCTGAAACCGATGGTCCACGACACATTGCTTGGTGCGGATGCAAAGATCGCCCCGTTTTTCCGACGTGAGATGGTGGAGCGGTTGGTTGGTCAGCATGAACGCATGGAGAATAACCACGGTTACCGGCTGTGGAATCTGTTGATTCTGGAACAGTGGTTGCGGCAGTGGGCATAG